One part of the Pirellulaceae bacterium genome encodes these proteins:
- a CDS encoding arylsulfatase has protein sequence MLCSCRSLLGAGADESKHADQHPVVNAPPNVIVILTDDQGWGDLSFHGNTNLSTPSLDSLAHASVRFDRFFVSPVCAPTRAEFLTGRYHLRTGVHGVSQGKERLNLDERTIAQDFRAAGYQTACFGKWHNGSQYPYHPLARGFNEFYGFCSGHWGDYFSPALEHNAMPVQGNGFIVDDVTDRALTFIDQHANHPFFMLLAIPTPHTPMQVPDEYWERHQDRTYSMRAGDEGPEDIMFTRAALAMVENLDFNVGRVLSKLEQSQLLQSTIVVFFSDNGPNSHRWNGGMKGRKGSTDEGGVRSPLFIRWPSQFPSGKLITQICGAIDLLPTLADLADVPVMSSKPLDGVSLKPLMLGQEVSLNDRTIFSHWSGQVSLRTQQFRLDSTGRLFDMVADPEQKHDISQHRAELTRLLSIRAAEWRQALADEAAMNLLPFPIGHPDFHRSELPARDGIANGSVQRSARAPNCSYFTNWKKETDHVTWQVELLAGGNFEVDLYHTCPEASVGTEVLMTCAGQNLGCAIIQSHDPPAVGAQHDRVPRTSESYVKPFKPLNLGKISLPAGTAEVKLTTPRVVGEAGIEVGGLVFRRVR, from the coding sequence ATGCTTTGCAGCTGCCGGTCGTTACTGGGTGCTGGAGCCGATGAATCGAAGCATGCTGATCAACACCCCGTCGTCAACGCACCGCCCAACGTAATTGTGATTTTGACGGACGATCAAGGCTGGGGAGATTTGTCGTTCCATGGCAACACCAATCTATCCACTCCCAGTTTAGATTCACTTGCTCATGCGAGCGTGCGTTTTGATCGCTTTTTCGTGTCGCCGGTGTGCGCACCGACACGAGCCGAGTTTTTGACTGGACGCTATCACTTGCGAACTGGTGTACATGGCGTCTCGCAGGGCAAAGAGCGATTGAATCTGGACGAACGCACCATCGCCCAGGACTTCCGCGCTGCGGGTTATCAAACCGCCTGCTTTGGCAAGTGGCACAACGGTTCACAGTATCCCTATCATCCGCTGGCGCGTGGATTCAATGAGTTCTACGGATTCTGTTCGGGGCATTGGGGCGATTACTTCTCGCCGGCATTGGAACACAACGCAATGCCAGTTCAGGGCAACGGATTCATTGTAGATGACGTGACAGACCGCGCATTGACATTTATCGACCAACATGCCAATCACCCATTCTTCATGTTGTTGGCCATTCCGACACCGCACACACCCATGCAGGTACCCGACGAATATTGGGAACGTCATCAAGATCGGACATACTCCATGCGTGCCGGCGATGAAGGGCCAGAGGACATCATGTTTACCCGCGCGGCACTAGCGATGGTTGAAAATCTGGACTTTAACGTTGGTCGCGTGCTGTCAAAATTGGAGCAGTCGCAGCTGTTGCAGAGCACCATCGTCGTATTCTTTAGCGATAACGGTCCGAACAGCCACCGTTGGAATGGAGGCATGAAAGGACGCAAGGGCAGCACGGACGAAGGCGGAGTTCGTTCGCCGCTGTTCATCCGTTGGCCCTCACAATTTCCGAGCGGCAAACTGATAACACAGATTTGTGGTGCCATCGACTTGTTGCCGACATTGGCGGACTTGGCCGATGTGCCCGTGATGAGTTCCAAGCCGCTTGACGGCGTGAGCCTCAAACCATTGATGTTGGGGCAGGAAGTCAGCCTGAACGACCGCACCATTTTCTCGCACTGGAGCGGACAAGTCAGCCTGAGAACGCAACAGTTCCGACTGGATTCCACCGGCCGATTATTTGACATGGTGGCCGATCCCGAACAGAAACATGACATCAGTCAACATCGCGCCGAATTGACCAGGCTACTGAGTATTCGAGCTGCGGAGTGGCGGCAGGCGCTGGCGGACGAAGCGGCCATGAATCTTCTGCCGTTTCCGATTGGACATCCCGACTTTCATCGCAGTGAACTACCCGCCCGCGACGGTATTGCGAACGGCTCCGTGCAGCGATCGGCCAGGGCACCGAACTGTTCGTATTTCACCAACTGGAAGAAAGAAACCGACCACGTGACATGGCAAGTGGAACTGTTGGCGGGCGGCAACTTTGAAGTCGACCTCTACCACACCTGCCCTGAAGCATCCGTAGGCACCGAAGTGCTGATGACGTGTGCTGGCCAAAACCTTGGTTGCGCGATAATCCAGTCGCATGATCCTCCGGCCGTAGGCGCACAACACGACCGCGTGCCGCGAACGAGTGAATCGTACGTCAAACCGTTCAAACCGCTGAACTTGGGCAAGATCAGTCTGCCTGCCGGCACCGCCGAGGTCAAGCTCACCACGCCTCGCGTTGTTGGCGAGGCTGGTATTGAGGTAGGCGGATTGGTATTTCGACGAGTGCGTTAA
- a CDS encoding enoyl-ACP reductase, with protein MNRLFEGKRGLILGVANDRSIAWAVAKEIMDQGGVCGFSHLPDKPDDPRKKNRLRVSKCVDHYPQHATFLEPLDVQSDEQVAQFMQLAGERLGHIDFLLHSIAFADRDDLARDTVHTSRQGFKLAMDVSVYSLIAVTQAAQVLMKPQTSVLTMTYFGGEKCVPGYNVMGICKAALDATVRYLAFDLGLRGQRVNAVSAGPLKTLAGTAAGVGEMQRYYDYVAPLGRCVTHDEVGRAGAYLLSDYSGGITGEILHVDSGYNIMGSPGRLLETLKDAATTA; from the coding sequence ATGAATAGATTGTTTGAAGGCAAGCGTGGATTGATCTTAGGCGTGGCCAATGACCGCTCGATCGCCTGGGCGGTAGCTAAGGAAATTATGGATCAGGGTGGTGTGTGCGGGTTTTCTCACCTGCCGGACAAACCTGATGATCCTCGCAAGAAGAATCGGCTCCGCGTTTCCAAGTGCGTCGATCACTATCCGCAGCATGCGACGTTTCTCGAGCCGTTGGATGTGCAGTCCGACGAGCAGGTTGCTCAGTTTATGCAGTTGGCCGGCGAGCGCTTGGGGCACATCGACTTTTTATTGCACTCAATAGCCTTTGCCGATCGAGATGATTTGGCGCGTGACACAGTGCACACCAGCCGACAGGGGTTCAAACTGGCCATGGACGTCAGTGTCTACAGCCTGATCGCAGTGACTCAAGCTGCGCAAGTTCTCATGAAGCCGCAGACTTCGGTGTTGACGATGACCTATTTTGGTGGCGAAAAGTGTGTGCCAGGCTACAACGTGATGGGCATCTGCAAGGCGGCACTGGACGCTACCGTGCGCTACTTGGCATTTGACTTAGGATTGCGCGGTCAGCGCGTCAACGCGGTCAGCGCTGGTCCGCTGAAGACGCTGGCCGGTACCGCCGCCGGTGTAGGTGAAATGCAGCGCTACTATGATTACGTTGCACCGCTGGGGCGCTGTGTGACTCACGACGAAGTGGGTCGGGCTGGTGCGTATCTGTTGAGCGACTACAGTGGCGGTATCACCGGCGAAATACTGCACGTTGATTCTGGGTACAACATCATGGGCAGCCCCGGACGCTTGCTGGAGACGCTGAAGGATGCAGCCACAACAGCTTAG
- a CDS encoding glycosyltransferase, whose protein sequence is MKILLVAAYFPPLNRMASSRPASWAVHLAQAGHQVTVLTSKKHPYHGPLTLPLPELPEGTEVIELDYSLADKWGYGGKSSLRRILYGWQRLSWMLTATMHARRLSRTRRFDAIVSTYSPIAPIWLGYVAKRAHARSHWIVDYRDLWTGNPYRQRGAIAERVLESIQRWLLGRASLLTTISPPLQSALQKMVPQLAVAVVFNGYDQVASAPHNSLNDRESENNDRLIRIVYTGTIYPQKRDPEPLFQALRALADQQQIDLQRFQLCFLGDKLAGLPQLLHQYQLSHLAHLPGQVSREQSHQTQSQAALLLLLGADDAGVLPGKLFEYLAAGRPVLAIGDTPASDAGRLLHDAGCGLAVGRDVEQIKSVLLELYTGSRLSYFHPQSDVIAAYSRAAQARKLEELLLGLLKDI, encoded by the coding sequence ATGAAGATATTGTTAGTGGCTGCCTACTTCCCGCCGCTCAATCGTATGGCCTCGTCACGCCCCGCCTCGTGGGCCGTGCATTTAGCCCAGGCCGGGCATCAAGTCACGGTCCTGACCAGCAAAAAGCATCCCTACCATGGACCGCTCACGCTGCCGTTGCCTGAATTGCCTGAAGGTACCGAAGTGATCGAGCTGGATTACAGTCTGGCTGACAAGTGGGGTTATGGAGGCAAGAGCAGTTTACGGCGAATCCTGTATGGCTGGCAGCGGCTATCTTGGATGCTGACGGCGACCATGCACGCCCGGCGATTGTCGCGTACCAGGCGTTTCGATGCCATTGTATCCACCTACAGTCCCATCGCGCCCATTTGGCTGGGATACGTTGCCAAACGAGCCCATGCGCGCAGCCACTGGATCGTGGATTATCGCGATTTGTGGACTGGCAACCCCTATCGACAGCGCGGGGCCATCGCCGAGCGCGTTTTAGAGTCAATTCAGCGCTGGCTACTGGGCCGAGCATCCTTACTCACAACAATTTCACCGCCATTGCAATCGGCATTGCAAAAAATGGTTCCACAATTGGCAGTGGCGGTGGTCTTCAACGGCTACGATCAAGTCGCTTCGGCACCCCACAATTCGCTCAACGATCGTGAATCGGAAAACAACGACCGTCTGATTCGAATTGTTTACACCGGTACCATCTACCCGCAGAAGCGTGACCCCGAACCGTTGTTTCAAGCGCTGCGAGCCCTGGCAGATCAACAACAAATTGATTTGCAACGATTTCAACTGTGCTTTCTGGGAGACAAATTGGCAGGCTTGCCGCAACTGCTTCATCAATATCAACTCAGTCACCTGGCACATCTGCCGGGGCAAGTCTCGCGCGAGCAGTCACATCAAACACAGAGTCAAGCAGCACTACTACTGTTGTTGGGTGCCGACGATGCTGGCGTGTTGCCTGGCAAGTTATTTGAGTACTTGGCGGCCGGTCGACCGGTACTGGCAATTGGCGATACGCCCGCTTCCGATGCTGGGCGCCTGTTGCACGATGCGGGTTGTGGCTTGGCCGTCGGCCGAGATGTGGAGCAGATCAAAAGCGTTCTACTGGAATTGTACACCGGTAGCCGATTGTCGTACTTCCATCCGCAGTCTGATGTAATCGCCGCCTACAGCCGCGCAGCCCAAGCGCGCAAACTTGAGGAACTACTGCTTGGACTCTTGAAAGATATTTAA